Proteins encoded together in one Kitasatospora albolonga window:
- a CDS encoding pyridoxamine 5'-phosphate oxidase, with translation MTSSSPSSPVSWDAFAAAEPVFADTVRRRFQLYKHHVLATLRADGSPRVTGLEADFRFGELLLGMMPDSRKALDLRRDPRFAFHANPGPDAEMNDGDVRVSGRAVEVTDPEFLARVIEDADPPQPFHLFRAELTEVVRIGLDGDFLVIDSWRPGQALRTVRRK, from the coding sequence ATGACGTCTTCCTCCCCCTCTTCCCCCGTCTCCTGGGACGCCTTCGCCGCCGCCGAGCCCGTCTTCGCCGACACCGTGCGCCGGCGCTTCCAGCTCTACAAGCACCATGTCCTCGCCACCCTGCGCGCGGACGGCTCGCCCCGCGTCACCGGCCTGGAGGCCGACTTCCGCTTCGGTGAACTGCTGCTCGGCATGATGCCGGACTCCCGCAAGGCCCTGGACCTGCGCCGCGACCCCCGCTTCGCGTTCCACGCCAACCCGGGGCCCGACGCCGAGATGAACGACGGGGACGTCCGGGTCAGCGGCCGGGCCGTGGAGGTCACCGACCCGGAGTTCCTCGCCCGGGTCATCGAGGACGCCGACCCGCCCCAGCCCTTCCACCTCTTCCGGGCGGAGCTGACCGAGGTGGTCCGCATCGGGCTGGACGGCGACTTCCTGGTCATCGATTCATGGCGGCCGGGGCAGGCGCTGCGTACGGTACGCCGGAAGTGA
- a CDS encoding acyl-CoA dehydrogenase: MRFLLTDEQREFARSLDALLTAADTPAAVRAWAAGDRAPGLALWRRLAEAGVFALAVPEAYGGVGPLPVETAVACGELGRHGVPGPVVESVAAGVLLAEAGGQAAREWLPGIADGTAVVSLALEAYGPYALDADAADAVLVVAGDELRLTAGAGEPTRSMDPARRLFRPGAGGEVLAAGPRVREAARAAGTWATFATAAQALGCGEELLRATVAYVKQRTQFGVPVGSFQAVKHRLADTLLGLEFARPLLYGAAVELAQGAPGAGAAVAAAKVAAGEAGYAAARTALQLHGAVGYTEELDLAWWLRRARPLRDAWGTPSACRARVLAG, encoded by the coding sequence ATGCGTTTCCTGCTCACCGACGAGCAGCGGGAGTTCGCCCGCTCCCTGGACGCGCTGCTGACGGCGGCGGACACCCCCGCCGCCGTACGGGCGTGGGCCGCCGGAGACCGCGCGCCCGGGCTGGCCCTATGGCGGCGGCTCGCGGAGGCGGGGGTGTTCGCGCTGGCGGTCCCGGAGGCGTACGGGGGTGTGGGCCCGCTCCCGGTGGAGACGGCCGTCGCCTGCGGGGAGCTGGGCCGCCACGGGGTGCCGGGGCCGGTGGTGGAGAGCGTGGCGGCGGGGGTGCTGCTGGCGGAGGCGGGCGGTCAGGCGGCCCGGGAGTGGCTGCCGGGGATCGCGGACGGTACGGCGGTGGTGTCGCTGGCCCTGGAGGCGTACGGGCCGTACGCGCTGGACGCGGACGCGGCGGACGCGGTGCTGGTCGTGGCCGGGGACGAGCTGCGGCTCACGGCGGGGGCCGGGGAGCCGACGCGTTCGATGGACCCGGCGCGGCGGCTCTTCCGGCCCGGGGCGGGCGGCGAGGTGCTGGCCGCCGGTCCACGGGTGCGCGAGGCGGCGCGGGCGGCGGGCACCTGGGCCACCTTCGCGACGGCGGCCCAGGCACTCGGCTGCGGCGAGGAGTTGCTGCGGGCGACGGTGGCGTACGTGAAGCAGCGCACCCAGTTCGGTGTGCCCGTCGGCTCCTTCCAGGCGGTCAAGCACCGCCTCGCGGACACCCTGCTCGGCCTGGAGTTCGCGCGCCCGCTGCTGTACGGGGCGGCGGTGGAGCTGGCCCAGGGGGCGCCGGGGGCCGGGGCGGCGGTCGCGGCGGCGAAGGTGGCGGCGGGCGAGGCGGGGTACGCGGCGGCCCGCACCGCGCTGCAGCTGCACGGCGCGGTGGGGTACACCGAGGAGCTGGACCTCGCGTGGTGGCTGCGCCGGGCCCGGCCGCTGCGGGACGCGTGGGGGACGCCGTCGGCGTGCCGGGCGCGGGTGCTGGCGGGGTGA
- a CDS encoding rhomboid family intramembrane serine protease, protein MEAAATTCYRHPSYETYVRCTRCERSICPECMCEAAVGHHCPECVKEGRRSVRQARTVFGGAVPGAVAPVVTYVLMALNVLAYAVEVVRPETVDRFAVLGAALTGPDGERYYYRGEEYAGYTLTGIADGEWYRLVTGAFLHLPPDTSFGVMHLLFNMFALWNIGRAVEGQLGRARYLALYLLAAVGGSVAVYLLAPDTTTVGASGAVFGLAAAYWVINRRLGRDMAAVNRFMTGFLLWMVLSALFTSWQGHLGGLLTGALVTYGLAYAPARLRTGPLQAAGGAVLLGVFAVAVVVRTSALTGG, encoded by the coding sequence ATGGAGGCCGCCGCCACCACGTGTTACCGCCATCCGTCGTACGAGACGTATGTGCGCTGCACCCGCTGCGAGCGCAGCATCTGCCCGGAGTGCATGTGCGAGGCCGCCGTGGGTCACCACTGCCCGGAGTGTGTGAAGGAGGGGCGGCGCTCGGTGCGGCAGGCCCGGACCGTGTTCGGCGGGGCCGTGCCGGGGGCGGTGGCCCCGGTGGTGACGTACGTCCTGATGGCGCTCAACGTGCTGGCGTACGCCGTCGAGGTGGTCCGGCCCGAGACCGTGGACCGGTTCGCGGTGCTGGGCGCCGCGCTGACCGGGCCGGACGGGGAGCGGTACTACTACCGGGGCGAGGAGTACGCCGGGTACACGCTGACGGGGATCGCGGACGGCGAGTGGTACCGCCTGGTGACCGGGGCGTTCCTGCATCTGCCGCCGGACACCTCGTTCGGGGTGATGCACCTGCTGTTCAACATGTTCGCGCTGTGGAACATCGGGCGGGCGGTGGAGGGGCAGCTCGGCCGGGCCCGCTATCTGGCGCTGTACCTGCTGGCGGCGGTAGGCGGTTCGGTCGCCGTGTATCTGCTGGCCCCGGACACCACGACGGTCGGCGCCTCCGGTGCGGTGTTCGGGCTGGCCGCCGCGTACTGGGTCATCAACCGGCGGCTGGGCCGTGACATGGCGGCGGTCAACCGGTTCATGACGGGGTTCCTGCTCTGGATGGTGCTCTCGGCCCTGTTCACCTCGTGGCAGGGGCACCTGGGCGGGCTGCTGACCGGGGCGCTGGTGACGTACGGGCTCGCCTACGCCCCGGCGAGGCTGCGGACCGGGCCGCTCCAGGCGGCGGGCGGGGCGGTGCTGCTGGGGGTGTTCGCCGTGGCGGTGGTGGTGAGGACCTCGGCGCTGACGGGCGGCTGA
- a CDS encoding HutD-family protein, whose product MSTRILRAADRTPVPWKNGGGLTREVAAAPGGADPFAWRVSLADVTADGPFSLFPGIDRTLTVVEGAGMDLIVGGEHHIVDEPLWPHDFPGDRPTEGFLLAGPVVNLNVMYRRGRTRAETAVVCGTVRLMAPPGGAVLALSLDDGAVLDGTDLRLDRYDAVLAEDASPGVLRTMGQAVVITFSDV is encoded by the coding sequence ATGAGTACGCGGATTCTGCGCGCCGCCGACCGTACGCCCGTCCCCTGGAAGAACGGCGGCGGGCTCACCCGCGAGGTGGCGGCCGCTCCCGGCGGGGCCGACCCGTTCGCCTGGCGGGTGAGCCTCGCGGACGTCACCGCCGACGGTCCCTTCTCCCTCTTCCCGGGCATCGACCGCACCCTGACCGTCGTCGAGGGCGCGGGCATGGACCTGATCGTCGGCGGCGAGCACCACATCGTGGATGAGCCGCTGTGGCCCCACGACTTCCCCGGCGACCGCCCGACCGAGGGCTTCCTGCTGGCCGGACCGGTCGTCAACCTCAACGTGATGTACCGCAGGGGGCGTACGCGGGCGGAGACCGCCGTCGTCTGCGGCACCGTACGCCTCATGGCGCCCCCGGGCGGCGCGGTCCTCGCCCTCTCCCTGGACGACGGGGCCGTGCTCGACGGTACGGACCTCCGGCTCGACCGCTACGACGCGGTGCTCGCCGAGGACGCGTCGCCCGGGGTGCTGCGGACGATGGGCCAGGCGGTGGTGATCACGTTCTCGGACGTGTGA
- a CDS encoding glutamate synthase large subunit produces MRIDAWSPMDGRPAQQGMYDPRNEHDACGVGFVATLTGVASHELVEQALTVLRNLEHRGATGSEPDSGDGAGILCQVPDAFLRAETPFELPEAGSYAVGIAFLPADGSTEAVRAIEEIATQEGLTVLGWRDVPVTPALLGNGARATMPEFRQLFVADGESTGIVLDRKAFVLRKRAEREAGVYFPSLSARTIVYKGMLTTGQLEPFFPDLSDRRFASTVALVHSRFSTNTFPSWPLAHPYRFVAHNGEINTVKGNRNWMKARESQLASSLFGPAQLDRIFPVCTPDASDSASFDEVLELLHLGGRSLPHAVLMMVPEAWENHDSMDPARRAFYQYHSTMMEPWDGPACVTFTDGVQVGAVLDRNGLRPGRYWVTDDGLVVLSSEVGVLDIDPAKVVRKGRLQPGKMFLVDTAEHRIIEDDEIKASLAAEQPYQEWLETGEIELSDLPEREHIVHTHASVTRRQQTFGYTEEELRVILAPMARTAGEPLGSMGTDSPIAALSERPRLLFDYFTQLFAQVTNPPLDAIREELVTSLRSSLGPQGNILEPNAATCRSVTLPFPVIDNDELAKLIHINADGDMPGMKAATLAGLYRVSGGGDALAARIEAICAEVDAAIEDGARLIVLSDRHSDAEHAPIPSLLLTSAVHHHLIRTKQRTQVGLLVEAGDVREVHHVALLIGYGAAAVNPYLAMESVEDLVRAGTFIQNTEAEQAIRNLIYALGKGVLKVMSKMGISTVASYRGAQVFEAVGLDEEFVATYFNGTATKIGGAGLEVIAKEVAARHTKAYPASGIAASHRALEIGGEYQWRREGEPHLFDPETVFRLQHATRNRRYDIFKQYTDRVNEQSERLMTLRGLFGFTSDRAPIPVDEVEPASEIVKRFSTGAMSYGSISREAHETLAIAMNQLGGKSNTGEGGEDPERLYDPARRSSIKQVASGRFGVTSEYLVNADDIQIKMAQGAKPGEGGQLPGHKVYPWVAKTRHSTPGVGLISPPPHHDIYSIEDLAQLIHDLKNANPVARIHVKLVSEVGVGTVAAGVSKAHADVVLISGHDGGTGASPLTSLKHAGGPWELGLAETQQTLLLNGLRDRIVVQTDGQLKTGRDVVIAALLGAEEFGFATAPLVVSGCVMMRVCHLDTCPVGIATQNPVLRDRFSGKAEYVVNFFEFIAEEVREILAELGFRSIEEAVGHAELLDTDRAITHWKAQGLDLAPLFHVPELPEGAVRHRIVEQDHGLTKALDNELIKLAADALGADSPEAAQPVRAQVAIRNINRTVGTMLGHEVTKKFGGAGLPENTIDITFTGSAGQSFGAFLPRGVTLRLEGDANDYVGKGLSGGRVVVRPDRGADHLAEYSTIAGNTIGYGATGGELFLRGRTGERFCVRNSGALVVSEGVGDHGCEYMTGGHAVVLGETGRNFAAGMSGGIAYVIDLNRDHVNVGNLGAVEELDDTDRQWLHDVVRRHHEETGSTVAEKLLAEWDTAVTRFSKIIPSTYKAVLAAKDAAELAGLSEQETTEKMMEAATNG; encoded by the coding sequence ATGCGTATCGACGCCTGGTCGCCCATGGACGGTCGCCCCGCCCAGCAGGGGATGTACGACCCCCGTAACGAGCACGACGCCTGTGGCGTCGGGTTCGTGGCCACTCTGACCGGTGTGGCCAGCCATGAGCTGGTCGAGCAGGCGCTGACCGTACTGCGCAACCTCGAACACCGCGGCGCCACCGGCTCCGAGCCCGACTCCGGCGACGGCGCCGGCATCCTGTGCCAGGTCCCCGACGCCTTCCTGCGCGCCGAGACCCCTTTTGAGCTGCCCGAGGCGGGTTCGTACGCCGTCGGCATCGCCTTCCTCCCCGCCGACGGCTCCACCGAGGCCGTCCGCGCGATCGAGGAGATCGCCACCCAGGAGGGCCTCACCGTCCTCGGCTGGCGCGATGTCCCGGTCACCCCCGCACTCCTCGGCAACGGCGCCCGCGCCACCATGCCCGAGTTCCGCCAGCTCTTCGTCGCCGACGGCGAGTCCACCGGCATCGTCCTGGACCGCAAGGCGTTCGTCCTGCGCAAGCGTGCCGAGCGGGAGGCCGGGGTGTACTTCCCCTCGCTCTCCGCCCGCACCATCGTCTACAAGGGCATGCTCACCACCGGGCAGCTGGAGCCGTTCTTCCCCGACCTCTCCGACCGCCGCTTCGCCTCCACGGTCGCGCTGGTCCACTCCCGCTTCTCGACCAACACCTTCCCGAGCTGGCCGCTGGCCCACCCGTACCGCTTCGTCGCCCACAACGGCGAGATCAACACGGTCAAGGGCAACCGCAACTGGATGAAGGCCCGAGAGTCCCAGCTCGCGTCCTCCCTCTTCGGACCGGCCCAGCTCGACCGGATCTTCCCCGTCTGCACCCCGGACGCCTCCGACTCCGCCTCCTTCGACGAGGTCCTGGAGCTGCTCCACCTCGGCGGGCGCTCGCTGCCGCACGCGGTGCTGATGATGGTCCCCGAGGCGTGGGAGAACCACGACTCGATGGACCCGGCCCGGCGCGCCTTCTACCAGTACCACTCCACGATGATGGAGCCCTGGGACGGCCCGGCCTGTGTCACCTTCACCGACGGCGTGCAGGTCGGCGCGGTCCTCGACCGCAACGGTCTGCGCCCCGGCCGCTACTGGGTCACCGACGACGGCCTCGTGGTCCTCTCCTCCGAGGTCGGCGTCCTCGACATCGACCCGGCCAAGGTCGTCCGCAAGGGCCGCCTCCAGCCCGGCAAGATGTTCCTCGTCGACACCGCCGAGCACCGCATCATCGAGGACGACGAGATCAAGGCGTCCCTCGCCGCCGAGCAGCCCTACCAGGAGTGGCTGGAGACCGGCGAGATCGAGCTGAGCGACCTGCCCGAGCGCGAGCACATCGTGCACACCCACGCCTCGGTCACCCGCCGCCAGCAGACCTTCGGCTACACCGAGGAAGAGCTGCGCGTCATCCTCGCCCCGATGGCCCGCACCGCCGGAGAGCCGCTCGGCTCCATGGGCACCGACTCGCCCATCGCCGCGCTCTCCGAGCGCCCCCGGCTCCTCTTCGACTACTTCACCCAGCTCTTCGCCCAGGTCACCAACCCGCCGCTGGACGCCATCCGCGAGGAGCTCGTCACCTCGCTGCGCTCCTCGCTCGGCCCCCAGGGCAACATCCTGGAGCCGAACGCGGCCACCTGCCGCAGCGTCACGCTGCCGTTCCCGGTGATCGACAACGACGAGCTCGCCAAGCTGATACACATCAACGCCGACGGCGACATGCCGGGCATGAAGGCCGCCACCCTCGCCGGGCTCTACCGGGTCAGCGGCGGCGGCGACGCGCTCGCCGCCCGGATCGAGGCCATCTGCGCCGAGGTCGACGCCGCCATCGAGGACGGCGCCCGCCTCATCGTCCTCTCCGACCGGCACTCCGACGCCGAGCACGCCCCGATCCCCTCGCTGCTGCTCACCTCCGCCGTCCACCACCACCTCATCCGCACCAAGCAGCGCACCCAGGTGGGGCTGCTGGTCGAGGCCGGGGACGTCCGCGAGGTCCACCACGTCGCCCTGCTCATCGGCTACGGCGCCGCCGCCGTCAACCCGTACCTCGCCATGGAGTCCGTCGAGGACCTGGTCCGCGCCGGTACGTTCATCCAGAACACCGAGGCCGAGCAGGCCATCCGGAACCTGATCTACGCCCTCGGCAAGGGCGTCCTGAAGGTCATGTCCAAGATGGGCATCTCCACCGTCGCCTCCTACCGGGGCGCCCAGGTCTTCGAGGCCGTCGGCCTGGACGAGGAGTTCGTCGCCACGTACTTCAACGGCACCGCCACCAAGATCGGCGGCGCCGGCCTGGAGGTCATCGCCAAGGAGGTCGCCGCCCGGCACACCAAGGCGTACCCCGCCTCCGGCATCGCGGCCTCCCACCGCGCGCTGGAGATCGGCGGCGAGTACCAGTGGCGCCGCGAGGGCGAGCCGCACCTCTTCGACCCGGAGACGGTCTTCCGCCTCCAGCACGCCACCCGCAACCGGCGCTACGACATCTTCAAGCAGTACACGGACCGGGTGAACGAGCAGTCCGAGCGCCTCATGACGCTCCGCGGCCTCTTCGGCTTCACCTCCGACCGGGCCCCGATCCCCGTCGACGAGGTCGAGCCCGCCTCCGAGATCGTCAAGCGGTTCTCCACGGGCGCCATGTCGTACGGCTCCATCTCCCGCGAGGCCCACGAGACCCTCGCCATCGCGATGAACCAGCTCGGCGGCAAGTCCAACACCGGCGAGGGCGGCGAGGACCCCGAGCGCCTCTACGACCCGGCGCGCCGCTCCTCCATCAAGCAGGTCGCCTCCGGCCGCTTCGGTGTGACCAGCGAATACCTGGTCAACGCGGACGACATCCAGATCAAGATGGCCCAGGGCGCCAAGCCCGGCGAGGGCGGCCAGCTGCCCGGCCACAAGGTCTACCCGTGGGTCGCCAAGACCCGGCACTCCACCCCCGGCGTCGGCCTCATCTCGCCGCCGCCGCACCACGACATCTACTCCATCGAAGACCTCGCGCAGCTGATCCACGACCTCAAGAACGCCAACCCCGTGGCCCGCATCCACGTGAAGCTGGTCTCCGAGGTCGGCGTCGGCACGGTCGCCGCCGGTGTCTCCAAGGCCCACGCGGACGTCGTCCTCATCTCCGGCCACGACGGCGGAACGGGCGCCTCCCCGCTCACCTCCCTCAAGCACGCGGGCGGCCCCTGGGAGCTCGGCCTCGCCGAGACCCAGCAGACCCTGCTCCTCAACGGGCTGCGCGACCGCATCGTCGTGCAGACCGACGGCCAGCTCAAGACCGGCCGTGACGTCGTCATCGCCGCGCTGCTCGGCGCCGAGGAGTTCGGTTTCGCGACCGCGCCGCTCGTCGTCTCCGGCTGCGTCATGATGCGCGTCTGCCACCTGGACACCTGCCCGGTCGGCATCGCCACCCAGAACCCGGTCCTGCGCGACCGGTTCTCCGGCAAGGCCGAGTACGTCGTCAACTTCTTCGAGTTCATCGCCGAAGAGGTCCGCGAGATCCTCGCCGAGCTCGGCTTCCGCTCCATCGAGGAGGCCGTCGGCCACGCCGAGCTCCTCGACACCGACCGGGCGATCACCCACTGGAAGGCGCAGGGCCTCGACCTCGCCCCGCTCTTCCACGTGCCCGAGCTGCCCGAGGGCGCGGTCCGCCACCGGATCGTCGAGCAGGACCACGGGCTGACCAAGGCGCTCGACAACGAGCTGATCAAGCTGGCCGCCGACGCGCTCGGCGCCGACAGCCCCGAGGCCGCCCAGCCGGTCCGGGCCCAGGTCGCCATCCGCAACATCAACCGCACGGTCGGCACCATGCTCGGCCACGAGGTGACCAAGAAGTTCGGCGGTGCGGGCCTGCCCGAGAACACCATCGACATCACCTTCACCGGCTCGGCCGGACAGTCCTTCGGCGCCTTCCTCCCGCGCGGGGTCACCCTGCGCCTGGAGGGCGACGCCAACGACTACGTCGGCAAGGGCCTCTCCGGCGGCCGGGTCGTCGTCCGCCCCGACCGGGGCGCCGACCACCTCGCCGAGTACTCCACCATCGCCGGCAACACCATCGGCTACGGCGCGACCGGCGGCGAGCTGTTCCTCCGGGGCCGTACCGGTGAGCGCTTCTGCGTCCGCAACTCCGGCGCCCTCGTCGTCTCCGAGGGCGTGGGCGACCACGGCTGCGAGTACATGACCGGCGGCCACGCCGTCGTCCTCGGCGAGACCGGCCGCAACTTCGCCGCCGGGATGTCGGGCGGTATCGCGTACGTCATCGACCTCAACCGGGACCACGTCAACGTCGGCAACCTCGGCGCGGTCGAGGAGCTGGACGACACCGACCGGCAGTGGCTGCACGACGTCGTGCGCCGCCACCACGAGGAGACCGGCTCCACCGTCGCGGAGAAGCTCCTCGCCGAGTGGGACACCGCCGTGACCCGCTTCAGCAAGATCATCCCGTCCACGTACAAGGCAGTGCTCGCCGCCAAGGACGCCGCTGAGCTCGCCGGTCTCTCCGAGCAGGAGACCACCGAGAAGATGATGGAGGCGGCGACCAATGGCTGA
- a CDS encoding ribokinase, which yields MTRIAVLGSTNMDLVAYTARAPERGETVTGREFRTVPGGKGANQAVAAARAGGEVTMIGAVGDDAYGAQLRDGLEHAGVDTDLLHTAEGPSGTAHIVVDDSGSNAIVVIPGANGVVTALGPGEIAAIAAAELLLMQLELPLSAVVEGARAARSQGVRTILTPSPVQPLPDELLDHIDLLVPNEYEAAELSGQAEPHAAAQILLRQVPEVIITLGAKGCLYAARGGEPVLFAAPEVSAVDTTGAGDTFVGALAVALGEGRPVAKALAFASSAAALCVQKPGASTSMPYRSEIEADAV from the coding sequence ATGACCCGTATCGCGGTGCTCGGCAGCACCAACATGGACCTCGTCGCCTACACCGCCCGCGCCCCGGAACGCGGGGAGACCGTCACCGGGCGGGAGTTCCGGACGGTCCCCGGCGGCAAGGGCGCCAACCAGGCCGTCGCCGCCGCCCGCGCGGGCGGGGAGGTGACGATGATCGGCGCGGTCGGCGACGACGCGTACGGCGCGCAGTTGCGCGACGGCCTCGAACACGCGGGAGTCGACACGGACTTGCTGCACACCGCCGAGGGCCCCAGCGGCACCGCGCACATCGTGGTGGACGACTCCGGGTCCAACGCGATCGTGGTGATCCCCGGCGCCAACGGCGTCGTCACCGCGCTCGGCCCCGGCGAGATCGCGGCGATCGCCGCCGCCGAGCTGCTGCTGATGCAGCTCGAACTCCCGCTCTCCGCCGTCGTGGAGGGCGCCCGGGCGGCCCGGTCCCAGGGCGTACGGACCATCCTGACCCCCTCCCCCGTACAGCCGCTGCCCGATGAACTCCTGGACCACATCGACCTGTTGGTCCCCAACGAGTACGAGGCCGCCGAACTCTCCGGGCAGGCCGAACCGCACGCCGCAGCCCAGATCCTGCTGCGGCAGGTGCCCGAGGTCATCATCACGCTCGGTGCGAAGGGGTGCCTGTACGCAGCCCGGGGCGGCGAGCCGGTGCTGTTCGCGGCGCCCGAGGTGAGCGCCGTCGACACGACCGGGGCCGGGGACACGTTCGTCGGGGCGCTGGCGGTGGCGCTCGGGGAGGGGCGGCCGGTGGCGAAGGCGCTGGCGTTCGCCTCCTCGGCCGCCGCGCTCTGCGTGCAGAAACCGGGCGCGTCCACGTCCATGCCATACCGGAGCGAGATCGAGGCCGATGCCGTATGA
- a CDS encoding toxic cation resistance protein, translated as MHGSTTAVGTGPAISLEKVRETAPGLVSLYKSAGVSLAKHGLGGRRAAVYLVLDYSGSMREYYKDGSVQALADQVLGLSAHLDDDGRVPVVFFSTGIDGFGEAGLSDHHGIIDKIVANLGHMGRTNYHLAMDAVIDHYLDSGSTAPALVVFQTDGGPTSKLAAERYLCKAAKLPLFWQFIGFGDTRSTQFDFLRKLDELAVPAKRAVDNAGYFHAGPDPRKVPDAELYDRLIAEFPHWLAAAEAQGIVR; from the coding sequence ATGCACGGTTCGACCACGGCCGTGGGCACCGGCCCGGCCATCAGCCTGGAGAAGGTACGGGAAACGGCTCCCGGGCTCGTCAGCCTCTACAAGAGCGCCGGGGTCTCGCTGGCCAAGCACGGACTGGGCGGCCGGCGGGCGGCCGTCTACCTGGTCCTCGACTACTCGGGCTCGATGCGGGAGTACTACAAGGACGGCAGCGTCCAGGCCCTGGCCGACCAGGTGCTGGGCCTCTCGGCCCACCTCGACGACGACGGACGCGTCCCCGTGGTGTTCTTCTCCACCGGCATCGACGGGTTCGGGGAGGCCGGGCTGAGCGACCACCACGGGATCATCGACAAGATCGTGGCGAACCTCGGGCACATGGGCCGCACGAACTACCACCTCGCCATGGACGCGGTCATCGACCACTACCTCGACAGCGGTTCCACCGCGCCCGCCCTGGTCGTCTTCCAGACGGACGGCGGGCCCACCAGCAAGCTCGCCGCCGAGCGCTATCTCTGCAAGGCCGCGAAGCTGCCGCTGTTCTGGCAGTTCATCGGCTTCGGCGACACCCGCAGCACCCAGTTCGACTTCCTGCGCAAGCTCGACGAGCTGGCCGTCCCCGCCAAGCGGGCGGTCGACAACGCCGGGTACTTCCACGCCGGACCCGACCCCCGGAAGGTCCCGGACGCCGAACTGTACGACCGGCTGATCGCGGAGTTCCCGCACTGGCTGGCCGCCGCCGAGGCCCAGGGGATCGTCCGATGA
- the gltD gene encoding glutamate synthase (glutamate synthase is composed of subunits alpha and beta; beta subunit is a flavin adenine dinucleotide-NADPH dependent oxidoreductase; provides electrons to the alpha subunit, which binds L-glutamine and 2-oxoglutarate and forms L-glutamate), whose translation MADPKGFLTTGREVAKTRPVAERVKDWNEVYVPGSLLPIISKQAGRCMDCGIPFCHNGCPLGNLIPEWNDYAYREDWTAASERLHATNNFPEFTGRLCPAPCESACVLGINQPAVTIKNVEVSIIDKAWDSGDVTPQPPERLSGKTVAVIGSGPAGLAAAQQLTRAGHTVVVYERADRIGGLLRYGIPEFKMEKSHINRRIEQMRLEGTKFRTGVEIGQDIDAAKLRRRYDAVVIAAGATVSRDLPVPGRELNGVHFAMEYLPLANKVQEGDLTVAPIHAGGKHVVVIGGGDTGADCVGTAHRQGAASVTQLEIMPKPGEERNANQPWPTFPMLYKVTSAHEEGGERVYSVSTTHFEGDEDGNVAALHLVEVEFKDGKLEQKPGTERRLPAQLVTLAMGFTGTDQSNGLVQQFGLELDQRGNVARDEHYATNVDGVFVAGDAGRGQSLIVWAIAEGRSAARGVDRFLTGTSALPAPVRPTDRALLV comes from the coding sequence ATGGCTGACCCCAAGGGCTTCCTGACCACCGGGCGCGAGGTCGCCAAGACCCGCCCTGTGGCCGAGCGCGTCAAGGACTGGAACGAGGTCTACGTTCCGGGCTCGCTGCTCCCGATCATCAGCAAGCAGGCCGGCCGCTGCATGGACTGCGGCATCCCGTTCTGCCACAACGGCTGCCCGCTCGGAAACCTCATCCCCGAGTGGAACGACTACGCCTACCGCGAGGACTGGACGGCCGCCTCCGAGCGGCTGCACGCCACGAACAACTTCCCGGAGTTCACCGGGCGGCTCTGCCCGGCGCCCTGCGAGTCGGCGTGCGTCCTCGGCATCAACCAGCCCGCCGTCACCATCAAGAACGTCGAGGTCTCCATCATCGACAAGGCGTGGGACAGCGGCGACGTCACCCCGCAGCCGCCCGAGCGCCTCTCCGGCAAGACCGTCGCCGTCATCGGCTCGGGCCCGGCCGGACTCGCCGCCGCCCAGCAGCTGACCCGGGCCGGTCACACCGTCGTCGTCTACGAGCGCGCGGACCGCATCGGGGGCCTCCTCCGCTACGGCATCCCCGAGTTCAAGATGGAGAAGTCGCACATCAACCGCCGCATCGAGCAGATGCGCCTGGAGGGCACCAAGTTCCGTACGGGGGTGGAGATCGGCCAGGACATCGACGCCGCCAAGCTCCGCCGCCGCTACGACGCGGTCGTCATCGCGGCCGGTGCCACCGTCTCCCGCGACCTGCCGGTCCCCGGCCGCGAGCTGAACGGCGTCCACTTCGCCATGGAGTACCTCCCGCTCGCCAACAAGGTGCAGGAGGGCGACCTGACCGTCGCCCCGATCCACGCGGGCGGCAAGCACGTCGTCGTCATCGGCGGCGGCGACACCGGCGCCGACTGCGTGGGCACCGCCCACCGCCAGGGCGCCGCCTCCGTCACCCAGCTGGAGATCATGCCGAAGCCGGGCGAGGAGCGGAACGCCAACCAGCCCTGGCCGACCTTCCCGATGCTCTACAAGGTCACCTCCGCGCACGAGGAGGGCGGCGAGCGGGTCTACTCCGTCTCCACCACCCACTTCGAGGGCGACGAGGACGGAAACGTGGCTGCCCTCCACCTGGTCGAGGTGGAGTTCAAGGACGGTAAGCTGGAGCAGAAGCCCGGCACCGAGCGGCGCCTGCCCGCGCAGCTCGTCACCCTCGCCATGGGCTTCACCGGAACCGACCAGTCCAACGGCCTGGTCCAGCAGTTCGGCCTGGAGCTCGACCAGCGCGGCAACGTCGCCCGCGACGAGCACTACGCGACCAACGTCGACGGCGTCTTCGTCGCCGGTGACGCGGGCCGCGGCCAGTCGCTGATCGTCTGGGCGATCGCCGAGGGCCGCTCCGCCGCCCGCGGAGTGGACCGCTTCCTGACCGGGACCAGCGCCCTGCCGGCCCCGGTCCGCCCGACGGACCGCGCCCTGCTGGTCTGA